A single Thermoanaerobacterium sp. RBIITD DNA region contains:
- a CDS encoding MarR family winged helix-turn-helix transcriptional regulator: protein MKKDINKICELLLNVICEFYENDSKARTFGTDTELYHSEIHMLQCIQDNPGLHISAIARKLGITRGAASQTVKRLERKQMIVKEMNQTRGSKVVMHLTPKGETACFNHKCAHEKYNTIISQILTGSDEEQLKFLTDFLLQFEKTLKEK from the coding sequence ATGAAAAAAGATATAAACAAAATATGCGAATTGCTTCTAAATGTAATATGCGAATTTTACGAAAACGACAGCAAGGCCCGTACTTTCGGTACTGATACGGAGCTTTACCATTCCGAAATACACATGCTCCAGTGCATTCAGGATAATCCAGGCCTGCATATTTCTGCTATTGCACGCAAATTAGGTATTACAAGGGGTGCGGCGTCACAAACTGTGAAAAGACTTGAGCGCAAGCAAATGATTGTAAAGGAGATGAACCAGACCAGAGGATCTAAAGTCGTCATGCACCTCACTCCAAAAGGGGAAACAGCTTGTTTCAACCACAAGTGTGCACACGAAAAGTATAACACAATTATATCCCAAATTCTAACCGGATCGGACGAAGAACAATTAAAGTTCCTGACGGATTTTCTCTTGCAGTTTGAAAAAACGTTAAAAGAAAAGTGA
- a CDS encoding MFS transporter: protein MNSQSKEKQFVMTRSFILLMAVVCGVSVANLYYIQPLEAQISATFHISQGAAGIAAMLTQVGYACGLLLFVPLGDMCERRSLILHMLLFVAISLLAAALSPCYLVLLVAMFTMGITTIVPQLIVPYAAHLSRPEEQGKVIGDVMSGLLIGILMSRTFSGLVGAVLNWRAVYLFATGFIMILMVLIWCYFPENQPSSQISYGELLKSIPHLIKSERPLRESAINGFFMFGSFSAFWTSLIFLLETPVYRMGTREAGLFGLAGVAGALAAPLIGKGADTKSPRFTVGIGVILSTLAYLCFSLFGYQIWGLIIGVIVLDLGNQCGQVSNQARVQALGDSTRSRNNTVFMFSYFIGGAAGSFLGTLCWQHYGWYGVCMVGLAFQFAAIITHFLIYRK from the coding sequence TTGAATAGTCAATCCAAGGAAAAACAATTTGTTATGACAAGATCGTTTATATTGTTGATGGCAGTTGTATGCGGCGTTTCCGTCGCAAATCTTTATTACATTCAGCCATTGGAAGCACAGATTTCAGCTACATTTCATATTTCACAAGGCGCGGCGGGCATTGCAGCTATGCTGACGCAGGTAGGTTATGCATGCGGCCTTTTGCTGTTTGTTCCGCTCGGCGATATGTGCGAACGCCGTTCTCTTATTTTACATATGCTGCTTTTTGTCGCTATCTCACTACTTGCGGCTGCGTTATCGCCTTGTTATTTGGTTCTGCTCGTTGCCATGTTTACTATGGGGATTACGACGATCGTGCCACAGCTTATCGTACCATATGCAGCCCATCTTTCACGTCCGGAAGAACAAGGTAAAGTCATCGGCGACGTTATGAGTGGTCTGCTAATCGGAATCTTGATGTCTCGGACATTTAGCGGACTTGTCGGTGCAGTTTTGAACTGGCGGGCCGTTTATCTGTTTGCAACCGGATTCATTATGATTCTTATGGTTCTGATCTGGTGTTATTTCCCCGAAAACCAGCCGTCCTCACAAATTTCGTATGGAGAGTTGCTTAAATCCATACCACACCTTATAAAAAGTGAACGTCCCTTGCGCGAATCGGCGATTAACGGCTTTTTTATGTTTGGTTCTTTCAGCGCATTCTGGACTTCTTTGATCTTCCTGCTTGAAACACCGGTATATCGCATGGGCACGAGGGAGGCCGGTTTGTTTGGGCTGGCAGGAGTAGCTGGTGCACTCGCGGCACCTTTGATTGGGAAGGGAGCCGACACAAAAAGCCCACGCTTTACAGTAGGCATTGGTGTAATACTATCGACGCTTGCCTATCTGTGCTTTAGCCTATTCGGGTATCAAATTTGGGGCCTTATCATCGGTGTTATCGTGCTTGATCTTGGCAATCAGTGTGGACAGGTTTCCAATCAGGCAAGGGTCCAAGCACTTGGTGACTCAACACGCAGTCGCAATAATACCGTGTTCATGTTTTCGTATTTTATCGGCGGGGCGGCAGGTTCTTTCCTTGGTACCCTTTGTTGGCAGCATTACGGATGGTACGGCGTTTGCATGGTAGGACTTGCTTTCCAATTTGCTGCGATAATTACTCATTTTTTGATTTACAGAAAGTGA
- the thiC gene encoding phosphomethylpyrimidine synthase ThiC: MTQIEYAKRGILSDEMKAVAQQEGVTEEFILEGVAAGRIVIPCNQHHGGLKPCGIGGGLSTKVNANIGTSEEYPDLDKELVKLDVALKAGADAVMDLSTGGDVNATRKEIVRHCEVPIGTVPLYQAAVVAMERYGSIVKMSEEDIFEVIEQQARDGVDFMTVHCGLTMDSLESLRQQGRVMDVVSRGGSFIVGWMLYHQRENPLFEHFDRLLDIAKEHDVTLSLGDGLRPGCIADATDRGQIHELLILGQLVKRCRDAGVQVMIEGPGHVPLDQIEANVKLQKSLCDGAPFYVLGPLVTDIAPGYDHIVAAIGGAIAASCGADFLCYVTPAEHLGLPDLNDVKEGVIASKIAAHAADVVKGIKKAKDRDLAMAIARKKLDWEAQVRLSLDPEKASRYRQSKNISNQNTCSMCGRFCAMKIVSEYLECENVSKC, encoded by the coding sequence ATGACACAGATTGAATACGCTAAAAGGGGTATATTAAGTGACGAGATGAAAGCAGTGGCCCAACAGGAGGGTGTGACGGAAGAGTTTATATTGGAAGGCGTCGCCGCAGGTCGTATTGTAATACCTTGTAATCAACATCACGGCGGTTTAAAACCCTGTGGCATAGGAGGGGGATTGTCCACAAAAGTTAACGCCAATATAGGGACCTCTGAGGAATACCCCGACCTGGACAAAGAGCTGGTAAAATTGGACGTAGCGCTAAAAGCTGGAGCTGATGCGGTTATGGACCTAAGCACAGGAGGCGATGTAAATGCAACTCGCAAGGAGATTGTACGGCATTGTGAGGTTCCAATAGGCACGGTGCCTTTGTATCAGGCGGCTGTAGTAGCTATGGAGAGGTATGGGAGTATTGTAAAAATGTCAGAGGAAGATATCTTTGAGGTCATAGAACAGCAGGCCAGGGATGGAGTCGACTTTATGACTGTACATTGTGGCCTGACGATGGATTCCCTAGAGAGCTTAAGGCAGCAGGGCAGAGTTATGGACGTGGTGAGCCGTGGTGGCTCATTTATAGTTGGTTGGATGCTGTATCATCAAAGAGAAAATCCTCTATTTGAGCATTTTGATAGACTGCTGGATATAGCGAAAGAGCACGATGTCACCCTGAGCCTTGGGGATGGATTGAGGCCTGGATGTATAGCGGACGCTACCGACAGGGGTCAGATACATGAACTCTTGATATTGGGGCAATTGGTCAAAAGATGCCGGGATGCGGGCGTACAGGTCATGATAGAAGGACCCGGCCATGTCCCTTTAGATCAGATAGAGGCCAACGTAAAATTGCAAAAGAGCTTGTGCGATGGTGCGCCTTTTTATGTGTTGGGGCCGCTGGTTACAGACATAGCACCTGGGTACGATCACATAGTGGCCGCTATAGGCGGGGCCATAGCGGCGTCCTGTGGAGCTGATTTCCTATGTTATGTGACACCTGCAGAGCATCTGGGCCTTCCGGATTTAAATGATGTAAAAGAAGGGGTAATAGCTTCCAAGATTGCGGCTCACGCCGCGGACGTGGTAAAAGGTATTAAAAAAGCCAAGGATAGGGATTTAGCCATGGCTATAGCTAGGAAAAAACTGGATTGGGAGGCGCAGGTACGGCTTTCCTTAGACCCGGAAAAGGCGTCAAGGTATCGTCAAAGTAAAAATATTTCTAATCAAAATACGTGTAGCATGTGCGGCAGGTTTTGCGCTATGAAAATTGTGAGCGAATACCTGGAGTGTGAAAATGTCTCTAAATGCTAG
- the gltA gene encoding NADPH-dependent glutamate synthase → MANMSTKKVQMPEQEPEIRNKNFKEVALGYDEKMAVEEAERCIQCKNQPCVNGCPVHVQIPKFIKHIVDGDFEGAYQKIKETNNLPAVCGRVCPQESQCESLCTRGKKGEPVAIGRLERFVADWHMKKNTDDKVELPSNGKKVAVIGSGPAGLSCAGDLAKLGYDVTIFEAFHTPGGVLMYGIPEFRLPKEIVQREIDSLRGMGVKIETNMVIGKILTIDDLFDMGFEAVFIGTGAGLPKFMGIPGENLNGVYSSNEFLTRINLMKAYDFPNHPTPVKVGKKVAVVGGGNVAMDAARSAKRMGADEVYIVYRRSEEEMPARLEEIHHAKEEGIIFKLLTNPVRIIGDDNGYVKGIECINIVLGEPDESGRKRPVPEKGSEHVIDVDTVIIAIGQSPNPLITSTTEGLEKQKWGGIIVNEETLETSRRGVYAGGDAVTGAATVILAMGAGKKAAAAIHEYLSNK, encoded by the coding sequence ATGGCTAACATGTCGACAAAGAAAGTTCAAATGCCTGAGCAGGAACCAGAAATAAGGAATAAAAATTTTAAAGAAGTTGCACTGGGCTACGATGAGAAAATGGCTGTAGAGGAAGCAGAAAGGTGTATACAGTGCAAAAACCAGCCCTGCGTCAATGGCTGCCCTGTACATGTACAAATACCTAAATTTATAAAGCATATAGTCGATGGAGACTTTGAAGGAGCATATCAAAAAATAAAAGAGACTAATAATTTGCCAGCAGTATGTGGAAGGGTGTGTCCACAAGAAAGCCAGTGCGAATCATTATGTACAAGAGGCAAAAAGGGAGAACCTGTTGCTATAGGGAGACTTGAAAGGTTTGTAGCAGATTGGCATATGAAAAAAAATACTGATGATAAAGTGGAACTACCATCAAATGGTAAGAAAGTTGCCGTAATCGGTTCAGGACCTGCAGGACTTTCATGTGCTGGTGACCTTGCTAAATTAGGTTATGATGTAACTATTTTTGAAGCATTTCATACACCTGGTGGCGTTCTCATGTATGGTATTCCTGAGTTTAGGCTACCTAAAGAGATTGTACAAAGAGAGATAGATTCCTTAAGAGGAATGGGCGTCAAAATAGAGACAAATATGGTAATAGGGAAGATACTCACAATAGATGACCTTTTTGATATGGGATTTGAAGCTGTATTTATTGGCACAGGTGCTGGTTTGCCAAAGTTTATGGGTATACCAGGTGAAAATTTAAATGGTGTATACTCTTCAAATGAATTTTTGACAAGAATTAATTTAATGAAAGCTTATGATTTTCCTAATCATCCTACACCTGTTAAGGTGGGTAAAAAGGTTGCTGTCGTAGGCGGCGGCAATGTAGCAATGGATGCTGCAAGGTCTGCTAAGCGCATGGGAGCAGATGAAGTGTATATCGTATATAGAAGATCAGAAGAAGAAATGCCAGCAAGGTTAGAAGAAATTCACCATGCGAAAGAAGAAGGAATTATATTTAAGCTTTTGACAAATCCTGTGAGAATAATTGGAGATGATAATGGATATGTAAAAGGCATCGAGTGCATAAATATTGTATTAGGTGAACCTGATGAATCAGGAAGGAAAAGACCTGTTCCTGAAAAAGGTTCAGAGCATGTAATAGATGTAGATACAGTTATTATAGCCATAGGTCAAAGTCCAAACCCACTAATCACATCGACGACAGAGGGGCTTGAAAAGCAAAAATGGGGCGGAATAATTGTTAATGAGGAAACATTGGAGACTAGTCGTAGAGGAGTATATGCCGGTGGTGATGCTGTAACAGGTGCAGCTACAGTTATATTGGCTATGGGTGCAGGTAAAAAAGCGGCAGCTGCTATACATGAATATTTAAGCAATAAATAA
- a CDS encoding sulfide/dihydroorotate dehydrogenase-like FAD/NAD-binding protein — protein sequence MYEILEKKQLNPTVKLMVINSPLMAKKAKPGQFVIVRVDEKGERIPLTIADYDAEKGTITIIFQEVGMSTKALGKLNVGDKLHDFVGPLGKPVEFSSDTKRVLAIGGGVGVAPLYPKVKMLKRDGAIIDSIIGGRSAEYVILEDEMRAVSDNLYITTDDGSKGHKGFVTDVLKELIDKGNKYDEVIAIGPLIMMKMVCQITKEYDIPTMVSMNPIMIDGTGMCGGCRVTVGSEIKFACVDGPAFDGHKVDFDEAMRRQSMYKDMEKKELEIYEHQCKLGGILNG from the coding sequence ATGTATGAAATATTGGAGAAAAAGCAATTGAATCCGACTGTAAAATTGATGGTTATAAATTCTCCGCTTATGGCAAAGAAAGCTAAACCAGGTCAATTTGTCATAGTGAGGGTTGATGAAAAGGGTGAACGCATTCCACTGACTATAGCTGATTATGATGCTGAAAAGGGTACTATTACTATTATATTTCAAGAAGTTGGTATGAGTACTAAAGCATTAGGCAAATTAAATGTCGGTGATAAATTACATGATTTCGTAGGCCCACTTGGCAAACCCGTAGAATTTTCTTCTGATACTAAGAGGGTTTTAGCTATAGGTGGAGGCGTTGGAGTTGCACCGCTATATCCTAAGGTCAAGATGTTAAAGAGAGATGGTGCAATCATCGATAGCATAATCGGTGGAAGAAGCGCAGAATATGTCATACTTGAAGATGAAATGAGAGCTGTCAGCGATAATCTTTACATCACTACAGATGATGGCAGCAAGGGACACAAAGGTTTTGTGACAGATGTATTAAAAGAATTAATAGACAAAGGCAATAAATACGACGAAGTCATAGCAATAGGCCCATTGATCATGATGAAAATGGTTTGTCAGATCACAAAAGAATATGATATACCTACAATGGTCAGCATGAATCCTATTATGATAGATGGAACGGGTATGTGTGGAGGGTGCAGAGTCACTGTAGGCAGTGAAATAAAATTTGCTTGTGTTGATGGACCTGCTTTTGATGGACATAAAGTGGATTTTGATGAAGCTATGAGACGTCAATCAATGTATAAAGATATGGAAAAGAAAGAATTGGAAATATATGAACATCAGTGCAAGTTAGGAGGCATCTTAAATGGCTAA
- a CDS encoding iron-containing alcohol dehydrogenase: protein MWETKINPNKVFELRCKNTTYFGIGSIKKIKDILEVLKNKGINNVILITGKGSYKASGAWDVVKPTLETLELKYSLYDKVGPNPTVDMIDEAAKIGRETGAKAVIGIGGGSPIDTAKSVAVLLEYTDKNARELYEQKFIPEKAVPIIAINLTHGTGTEVDRFAVATIPEKNYKPAVAYDCLYPMYAIDDPSLMTKLDKKQTIAVTIDALNHVTEAATTLEASPYSILTAKETVRLIVRYLPAVVNDPENVVARYYLLYASALAGISFDNGLLHFTHALEHPLSAVKPELAHGLGLGAILPAVIKAIYPATAEILAEIYSPIVPGLKGLPAEAEYVAKKVEEWLFNVGCTQKLSNFGFTKEDLPILVKLAKTTPSLDGLLSIAPVEATEDVIARIYEESF from the coding sequence ATGTGGGAAACAAAAATAAATCCAAATAAAGTTTTTGAGCTTCGCTGTAAAAATACGACTTATTTTGGAATAGGTAGTATAAAAAAGATAAAAGATATTCTGGAGGTTCTTAAAAACAAAGGTATCAATAATGTTATTCTTATAACGGGAAAAGGTTCTTATAAAGCCAGTGGAGCTTGGGATGTGGTAAAACCAACTCTTGAAACACTCGAATTAAAATATTCACTTTATGACAAAGTAGGGCCGAATCCTACTGTTGATATGATTGATGAAGCAGCCAAAATCGGCCGTGAAACCGGGGCAAAAGCTGTTATCGGAATTGGCGGTGGTAGCCCTATAGATACTGCGAAAAGTGTAGCTGTGTTGCTGGAGTACACTGATAAAAATGCAAGAGAACTTTATGAACAAAAATTCATACCCGAAAAAGCTGTTCCTATTATAGCTATAAACCTTACTCACGGTACTGGTACTGAAGTAGACAGATTTGCGGTAGCTACAATACCAGAAAAAAATTATAAGCCTGCCGTGGCCTATGATTGCCTGTACCCTATGTATGCCATAGATGATCCTTCACTTATGACAAAGCTTGACAAAAAACAGACAATAGCGGTTACAATAGATGCATTAAATCATGTTACTGAAGCTGCTACTACTCTTGAAGCATCGCCTTATAGCATTCTCACGGCAAAAGAAACAGTAAGATTGATAGTTCGCTATCTGCCTGCAGTTGTAAATGATCCTGAAAACGTTGTGGCGAGATACTATTTGCTTTACGCTTCTGCTTTAGCTGGTATCTCTTTTGACAATGGACTTTTGCATTTTACCCATGCACTAGAGCATCCTTTGAGTGCAGTAAAACCTGAGTTAGCCCATGGTCTTGGTCTTGGCGCCATATTACCTGCTGTGATAAAGGCTATTTATCCAGCTACTGCAGAAATCCTGGCTGAAATATACAGTCCTATAGTACCTGGATTAAAAGGTCTGCCTGCCGAAGCAGAATATGTAGCAAAAAAAGTTGAAGAATGGCTCTTTAATGTAGGATGTACTCAAAAACTTTCGAACTTTGGATTCACAAAAGAAGATCTTCCAATTCTTGTGAAGCTTGCTAAAACTACACCTTCTCTAGATGGATTGCTTTCTATTGCACCAGTGGAAGCCACAGAAGATGTTATTGCCAGGATTTATGAAGAATCTTTTTAA
- a CDS encoding transposase, translated as MAKPYQNLIDIAVTLHGITEKSATYIIAEIGTGTTAFKSDKHLCSLAGLTPKNNGSAGVYLKLLLIQCANAAIRDKKNPYFKFKYDRIKKRRGHKRVIVAIARMMLTFIYHMFLKKELFNPSDTDYTNIPERLYQRHRQ; from the coding sequence ATGGCCAAACCTTATCAAAACTTAATTGATATCGCTGTTACTCTTCACGGCATAACCGAAAAATCGGCAACTTATATCATTGCTGAAATTGGCACAGGCACGACAGCTTTTAAATCTGATAAGCACCTTTGCTCATTGGCTGGTCTTACTCCAAAAAACAACGGAAGTGCAGGAGTTTACTTAAAACTACTTTTAATACAATGTGCCAATGCAGCAATTAGGGATAAAAAGAACCCTTATTTTAAGTTTAAATATGACCGTATTAAAAAGCGCCGCGGTCATAAACGTGTCATTGTTGCTATTGCTCGCATGATGCTAACCTTTATCTACCATATGTTTTTGAAAAAAGAACTTTTCAATCCTTCTGACACTGATTACACTAACATACCAGAAAGACTTTATCAAAGACATAGGCAGTAA
- a CDS encoding nitroreductase family protein: MKDLKEIYEERRSVNFFDKNKDLDEETLKKIIDLAVLTPSAFNLQPWEIIAVKTLEAKEKLYNVALKQPKILDAPVTLIMLGDKNGFTENNPAWWYMKDVGMPEDKILGNIEFAKNVLYNTDLKANNFAVRNTSFLCMSIMYAAKYYGVDSHAMIGFEEDKLKEAFGIPNNKVVVLLISLGYFDDSKTLYPRLKRNGYDKIVKIV; this comes from the coding sequence ATGAAAGATTTAAAGGAAATATATGAAGAAAGGCGTTCTGTCAATTTCTTTGACAAAAATAAGGATTTGGATGAGGAGACATTGAAAAAAATAATAGACTTAGCTGTATTGACACCATCAGCATTTAATCTTCAGCCATGGGAAATAATCGCAGTAAAAACACTAGAAGCAAAAGAAAAACTCTACAATGTAGCATTGAAACAGCCAAAAATTCTTGATGCACCTGTTACACTAATTATGCTTGGAGACAAAAACGGCTTTACAGAAAATAATCCTGCATGGTGGTACATGAAAGATGTTGGAATGCCTGAAGATAAAATACTTGGAAACATTGAATTTGCAAAGAATGTATTATACAATACAGATTTAAAAGCAAATAATTTCGCTGTCAGAAATACATCGTTTCTATGCATGTCAATAATGTATGCGGCTAAATACTATGGTGTTGACTCACATGCAATGATTGGCTTTGAAGAAGATAAACTTAAAGAAGCTTTTGGAATACCGAATAACAAAGTAGTTGTATTATTAATTTCACTTGGATATTTTGATGACAGCAAAACATTGTACCCGAGGCTAAAGCGCAACGGATATGATAAAATTGTAAAAATTGTATGA
- a CDS encoding VOC family protein, translating into MKRITPNIYIDNCKEAIEYYKELFGGEIKNVQFADGIEMFKGYEGKIIHSELHINENCVLYFVDKLDPQKAVSNPELILELDSKEEIDRLYSKLREKGIVKFKLQKTFWGAYHANIIDPYGITWSLNYSERQGL; encoded by the coding sequence ATGAAAAGAATTACTCCCAATATTTATATTGACAATTGCAAAGAAGCAATTGAATATTACAAAGAACTTTTTGGTGGCGAGATAAAAAATGTTCAATTTGCCGATGGTATTGAAATGTTTAAGGGCTATGAAGGTAAAATTATACATTCGGAGTTACACATAAATGAGAATTGTGTATTATATTTCGTTGATAAATTAGATCCTCAAAAAGCAGTCAGCAACCCAGAATTAATTCTTGAATTGGACAGCAAAGAAGAGATAGATAGATTATATTCAAAGCTTAGAGAAAAAGGAATAGTTAAATTTAAACTACAAAAAACATTTTGGGGTGCTTATCATGCAAATATAATTGACCCATATGGCATAACTTGGTCTTTAAATTATTCCGAAAGGCAAGGTTTATAG
- a CDS encoding ABC transporter ATP-binding protein, with protein MGRIEVKDLHFSYNKGEEILKGINLSFDKESTAIIGQNGAGKTTFVKLLKGLLKPDAGDILILGKNTKETTAAELAKYIGLVFQNPNDQIFKNKVLDEVMFGPLNIGQDHEEAEENSIKALEMVGCKDIYNKNPYDLSLSERKLISIASIIAMKPEIIIFDEPTIAQDYVGREKIKAIIKNLKENGKLVLTIIHDMDFVAESFERVIVFQNGKVLMDGNTKEVYSHADILYSAYLEPPHVTQLCNKLGYKDTFLTVEEFIESKQSLRQK; from the coding sequence ATGGGTAGGATAGAAGTTAAAGATTTACATTTTTCATATAATAAAGGCGAAGAAATATTAAAAGGTATAAATTTGTCATTTGATAAAGAATCTACTGCTATAATAGGGCAAAATGGTGCTGGGAAGACTACTTTTGTAAAACTGTTAAAAGGTCTTTTAAAACCTGACGCAGGTGATATTTTGATATTAGGCAAGAATACTAAAGAGACAACTGCTGCGGAACTTGCAAAATATATAGGATTGGTTTTTCAAAACCCGAATGACCAGATTTTTAAGAATAAAGTTTTAGATGAAGTAATGTTTGGCCCGTTAAATATAGGACAGGATCATGAAGAAGCTGAAGAAAATTCTATTAAAGCTTTGGAAATGGTAGGATGTAAAGACATTTATAATAAAAATCCATATGACCTTAGCTTATCAGAAAGGAAGCTTATAAGCATAGCATCTATAATCGCTATGAAACCTGAAATAATCATATTTGATGAACCTACAATAGCCCAAGATTATGTCGGAAGGGAGAAAATAAAGGCAATAATTAAAAATCTTAAAGAAAACGGAAAACTCGTGCTTACTATAATTCACGATATGGATTTTGTAGCAGAATCGTTTGAAAGAGTTATAGTATTTCAAAACGGTAAAGTATTAATGGACGGGAATACGAAAGAAGTTTATTCTCACGCGGATATACTCTATAGCGCATATCTCGAGCCTCCTCATGTAACTCAATTATGCAATAAATTAGGATATAAGGATACGTTTTTGACCGTAGAAGAATTCATTGAAAGTAAACAATCTTTAAGACAGAAATGA
- a CDS encoding ABC transporter ATP-binding protein yields MKKIVVENLKYKYPLTDKLALDGVSFEVNEGEFIGIIGQNLAGKSTLCQSLVGLVPHFYRGAYGGKVLIDGREVIKSDISELALKVGMVFQNPFTQVTGAKLTVYEEIAFGLENMGLSRNEMIDRIDYALSLLDIYKYKDRNPFDLSGGQMQRMAIAGIIAMKPEIIVLDEPTSQLDPQGSEEVFKAIQALSHEGMTVIMVEHKIEKIARYSDRVMLMYQGKIIDFDTPKKVFSRGDLKEYGVLAPAFTRICRAFDIKDEEGFYPVTLDEAYDAVVKING; encoded by the coding sequence ATGAAAAAAATAGTTGTTGAAAATTTGAAGTATAAATATCCGTTAACTGATAAGCTTGCATTAGATGGTGTTTCATTTGAAGTAAATGAAGGAGAATTCATAGGTATTATAGGTCAAAACCTTGCTGGAAAGTCCACTCTATGCCAGTCTTTAGTTGGATTGGTGCCGCATTTTTACCGTGGAGCTTACGGCGGTAAAGTATTGATTGATGGAAGAGAAGTCATTAAAAGCGATATAAGTGAGTTAGCATTAAAAGTAGGCATGGTATTTCAAAATCCGTTTACACAGGTTACAGGAGCAAAGCTTACGGTTTATGAAGAAATAGCATTTGGGCTTGAGAATATGGGATTAAGCAGAAATGAAATGATTGATAGAATAGATTATGCATTATCTCTGCTTGATATATATAAATATAAAGATAGAAATCCTTTTGATCTATCTGGAGGTCAGATGCAGAGGATGGCAATTGCCGGCATCATTGCAATGAAACCAGAAATAATAGTATTGGATGAGCCTACATCCCAGCTTGACCCTCAAGGATCTGAAGAGGTTTTTAAAGCCATTCAGGCTTTAAGTCATGAAGGCATGACGGTTATAATGGTTGAGCATAAAATTGAAAAGATTGCTCGATATTCTGACAGAGTTATGTTGATGTATCAAGGAAAGATTATCGATTTTGATACACCTAAAAAAGTTTTTTCAAGAGGGGATTTAAAAGAATATGGAGTTTTAGCTCCTGCATTTACAAGGATTTGTAGAGCATTTGATATAAAAGATGAAGAAGGTTTTTATCCTGTGACCTTAGATGAGGCATACGATGCGGTGGTGAAAATAAATGGGTAG
- a CDS encoding energy-coupling factor transporter transmembrane component T, with product MKAITLYVPKDTFIYKVDPITKLFYILTVILIPIIAPMQFVAYVLIAISLLIILSGGIFKKVLPIISFSAIILVTVVIIQGLFKIDNKTAVLSIGPLTFYKEGLNYAFEICARVLNILFAFSILVLTTKPSDLIESLVRKGLSPKIGYVLNSVLQIIPEMTATMGTITDAQRARGLETEGKLSTRIKAFFPLIGPVVMNSLIATRERAMALEVRGFNSKNKKTFLNEEFKSPYSRVFRICLILITILTILWRILS from the coding sequence TTGAAGGCTATAACACTATATGTACCAAAAGATACATTCATATATAAGGTTGATCCTATAACAAAATTGTTTTATATTTTAACCGTAATATTAATTCCGATAATAGCACCTATGCAGTTTGTAGCTTATGTGCTTATTGCAATAAGCCTATTGATTATATTATCCGGAGGGATATTCAAAAAAGTATTACCTATTATCAGTTTCAGCGCAATAATACTTGTTACTGTCGTTATAATTCAGGGATTATTTAAAATCGATAATAAGACAGCGGTATTAAGTATAGGTCCTCTTACTTTTTATAAAGAAGGATTAAATTATGCATTTGAAATATGTGCACGTGTATTAAATATTTTGTTTGCATTTTCAATACTTGTGCTTACGACGAAGCCTTCAGATCTCATCGAATCTTTAGTAAGGAAAGGATTGTCACCTAAAATAGGTTATGTTTTAAATTCAGTTCTTCAGATTATACCTGAGATGACCGCTACTATGGGCACTATAACCGATGCTCAAAGAGCGCGCGGCCTGGAAACAGAAGGTAAGCTTTCTACGAGGATTAAAGCTTTTTTCCCATTAATTGGACCTGTAGTTATGAATTCTTTGATTGCTACAAGAGAAAGGGCTATGGCTCTTGAGGTAAGGGGCTTTAATTCAAAGAATAAAAAGACATTTTTAAATGAAGAGTTTAAGTCTCCTTATTCTAGAGTATTTAGGATATGCCTGATTTTGATTACTATTTTGACAATACTTTGGAGGATATTATCATGA